A window from Mustela erminea isolate mMusErm1 chromosome 17, mMusErm1.Pri, whole genome shotgun sequence encodes these proteins:
- the DISP1 gene encoding protein dispatched homolog 1 isoform X2, whose protein sequence is MAWPFPTPARAAARGRLQTVQTFQITKKIRSHPQFGDLCQRTTAASCCPSWTLGNYIAILNNRSSCQKIVERDVSHTLKLVRACAKHYHNGTLEPDCWDAGARRKGQLKCTGVPRKCTKYNAVYQILHYLVDKDFLTAQAASPAVPALKYSMLFSPTEKGESMMDIYLDNFEHWNGSDGVTTVAGIEFGIKHSLFQDYLLTDTTYPAIAVLLVLLVMCAYTRSLFITLMTMFAVISSLIVSYFLYRVVFNFEFFPFMNLTALVILVGIGADDAFVLCDVWSYTKFDRPHAATTETVGITLQHAALSMFVTSFTTAAAFYANYVSNITAIRCFGVYAGTAILVNYVLMVTWLPAVVVLHERYLLNMFGCFKKPPQQVFEGKSCWTVARRTCHRVLLAISEASRIFFEKVLPCIVIKFRYLWLLWFLALTVGGAYVVCVNPKMKLPSLELSEFQLFRPSHPFERYDAEYKKLFMFERVHRGEELHMPITVVWGVSPEDNGDPLNPKSKGKLVLDGSFNIASPASQVWILHFCQKLRNQTFFYQTEEQDFTSCFIETFKQWMENQDCDEPALYLCCRRWSFPYKQEIFELCIKRAIMELERSTGYHLDSKTPGPRFDVNDTIRAVVLEFQSTYLFTLAYEKMHQFYKEVDAWISRELSSAPEGLSNGWFVSNLEFYDLQDSLSDGTLIAMGLSVAVAFSVMLLTTWNVIISLYAIISIAGTIFVTVGSLVLLGWELNVLESVIISVAVGLSVDFAVHYGVAYRLAPDADREGKVIFSLSRMGSAIAMAALTTFVAGAMMMPSTVLAYTQLGTFMMLIMCISWAFATFFFQCMCRCLGPQGTCGQIPLPRKLQCSAFSHALSATPADKGQSKARAMSDYQFDPRAQKSDMEQEFYELEPLASHSCSTSDKAAYEETHICSEYFSSQAKSLGLPVQAAYSPSSKQETSPVSFPPALEQHTLCHFFSLNQRCRCPSAYRHLSPSPHACAQAGDGLCPRCTAASSFVHVQKAPEGFVCAVPHIRHCPCLQGRARQLGVQTPLPTGLFIHPAQHVQVQEKVGKTNVHGVQGTEEPSPQTAEPPSFVHRSPGSLQKPSCDPENSQRGLSRDRDLRNMEGSRGARNKGLGPGSPADEAERKAEPCLSQDSEYLNQNEPKPMFNHCTGDARCCPNDPQSCGRGVRVTCGCAGHQMLECEASVPPALTHSELSSESLLIKTL, encoded by the coding sequence ATTAGATCCCACCCGCAGTTCGGTGACCTGTGCCAGAGGACCACGGCCGCATCCTGCTGCCCCAGCTGGACACTGGGGAACTACATCGCCATCCTCAACAACAGGTCGTCCTGCCAGAAGATCGTGGAGCGAGACGTGTCTCACACCCTGAAGCTGGTGCGCGCATGTGCCAAGCATTACCACAACGGCACCCTGGAGCCCGACTGCTGGGACGCGGGCGCCAGGAGAAAGGGGCAGCTCAAGTGCACGGGTGTGCCTCGCAAATGCACCAAGTACAACGCAGTCTACCAGATCCTGCACTACCTGGTGGACAAGGACTTCCTAACCGCGCAGGCAGCCAGCCCCGCCGTGCCGGCTCTTAAGTACAGCATGCTCTTTTCTCccacagagaagggggagagcATGATGGACATCTACCTGGACAACTTCGAGCACTGGAATGGCTCGGACGGTGTTACCACTGTGGCAGGCATTGAGTTCGGCATCAAACACAGCCTGTTCCAGGACTACCTGCTGACGGACACCACCTACCCGGCCATTGCGGTCCTGCTGGTCCTCCTGGTCATGTGCGCCTACACCAGGTCCCTGTTCATCACACTGATGACCATGTTTGCCGTCATCAGCTCCCTCATCGTCTCCTATTTCCTCTACCGTGTGGTGTTCAACTTCGAGTTCTTCCCTTTCATGAACCTCACCGCGCTTGTTATTCTGGTTGGAATTGGTGCAGACGATGCATTTGTCCTATGTGACGTGTGGAGCTACACCAAGTTCGACCGGCCGCACGCAGCGACTACGGAAACAGTGGGCATCACTCTGCAGCACGCGGCACTGTCCATGTTTGTCACCAGCTTCACCACAGCCGCCGCCTTCTACGCCAACTATGTAAGCAACATCACTGCCATCCGCTGCTTTGGTGTGTACGCGGGGACTGCCATCCTGGTGAACTATGTGCTGATGGTCACGTGGCTCCCAGCCGTCGTCGTCCTGCACGAGCGCTACCTCCTCAACATGTTCGGCTGCTTCAAGAAGCCACCTCAGCAGGTCTTTGAGGGCAAGAGCTGCTGGACAGTGGCCCGCCGGACATGCCACAGGGTGCTGTTAGCTATTTCAGAAGCCTCACGCATTTTTTTTGAGAAGGTGTTGCCATGCATCGTCATTAAGTTCCGCTACCTTTGGCTGCTGTGGTTCCTGGCCCTGACCGTGGGCGGGGCCTATGTTGTGTGTGTGAACCCCAAGATGAAGCTGCCATCCCTGGAGCTGTCTGAGTTTCAGCTCTTCAGGCCCTCCCATCCCTTTGAGCGCTACGATGCCGAGTACAAGAAGCTCTTCATGTTTGAGCGTGTCCACCGTGGGGAGGAGCTGCACATGCCCATCACTGTGGTCTGGGGCGTGTCCCCAGAAGACAACGGAGACCCTCTGAACCCCAAGAGTAAGGGGAAGCTGGTGCTGGATGGCAGCTTTAACATCGCAAGCCCAGCTTCCCAGGTCTGGATCCTGCACTTCTGTCAGAAGCTGAGAAACCAGACTTTCTTCTACCAGACGGAGGAGCAGGACTTCACCAGCTGCTTCATTGAGACATTCAAGCAGTGGATGGAGAACCAGGACTGTGATGAGCCTGCCCTGTACCTGTGCTGCCGGCGCTGGAGCTTCCCCTACAAACAGGAGATCTTCGAGCTGTGCATCAAGAGGGCCATAATGGAGCTGGAGAGAAGTACCGGCTACCATCTGGACAGCAAGACCCCGGGGCCACGGTTCGATGTCAACGATACCATCCGGGCGGTCGTGCTGGAGTTCCAGAGCACCTACCTCTTCACACTGGCCTATGAGAAGATGCACCAGTTCTACAAGGAGGTGGACGCGTGGATCTCCCGGGAGCTCAGCTCGGCCCCCGAGGGCCTCAGCAATGGCTGGTTCGTCAGCAACCTGGAGTTCTATGACCTCCAGGACAGCCTCTCCGATGGCACTCTCATTGCCATGGGGCTCTCCGTGGCTGTGGCCTTCAGCGTCATGCTGCTCACCACCTGGAATGTCATCATTAGCCTGTATGCCATCATCTCCATTGCCGGGACCATATTCGTCACTGTTGGCTCTCTTGtcctgctgggctgggagctgaACGTCCTGGAGTCTGTCATCATCTCGGTGGCTGTTGGCCTATCCGTTGATTTTGCTGTCCACTACGGGGTCGCTTACCGCCTGGCCCCAGATGCCGACCGGGAGGGGAAGGTGATCTTCTCGCTGAGCCGCATGGGCTCTGCCATTGCTATGGCTGCGCTGACCACCTTTGTGGCGGGGGCCATGATGATGCCATCCACAGTTCTGGCATACACCCAGCTGGGCACCTTTATGATGCTCATCATGTGCATCAGCTGGGCCTTTGCCACCTTCTTTTTCCAGTGCATGTGCCGCTGCCTCGGGCCACAGGGCACCTGTGGGCAGATTCCGCTGCCCAGGAAGCTGCAGTGCAGTGCATTCTCTCATGCCCTGTCCGCGACCCCTGCTGACAAGGGACAGAGTAAAGCACGTGCCATGAGTGATTATCAGTTTGACCCCAGAGCCCAGAAATCTGACATGGAGCAGGAGTTTTATGAGTTAGAGCCCCTGGCATCCCACAGCTGCTCCACGTCTGATAAGGCAGCTTATGAGGAGACCCACATCTGCTCCGAGTATTTCAGCAGCCAGGCCAAGAGTTTGGGGCTGCCTGTGCAAGCCGCTTACAGTCCGAGCTCCAAACAGGAAACCAGCCCCGTCTCCTTCCCGCCCGCTCTCGAGCAGCACACCCTGTGTCACTTCTTCTCTCTGAATCAGCGGTGTCGTTGCCCAAGCGCCTACAGACACTTGAGCCCCAGCCCACATGCTTGCGCACAGGCGGGCGATGGCCTGTGCCCCCGATGCACTGCCGCTAGCAGCTTTGTGCACGTGCAGAAAGCCCCCGAAGGCTTTGTATGCGCTGTCCCACACATCCGCCACTGCCCCTGCCTGCAGGGCAGAGCCCGACAGCTGGGAGTGCAGACCCCCCTGCCCACAGGCCTCTTTATCCACCCGGCGCAGCATGTGCAGGTCCAGGAGAAAGTCGGCAAGACCAATGTCCATGGTGTCCAGGGCACAGAGGAGCCCAGTCCACAGACCGCAGAGCCTCCATCCTTTGTCCACAGAAGCCCCGGGTCTTTACAAAAACCCAGCTGTGATCCCGAGAACAGCCAAAGGGGACTCTCCAGAGACAGAGACCTCAGGAACAtggagggcagcagaggggcCAGGAACAAGGGCTTGGGTCCGGGGAGTCCGGCAGATGAGGCAGAAAGGAAAGCTGAGCCATGCCTGTCACAGGACTCCGAATATTTAAATCAGAATGAACCAAAACCCATGTTTAACCACTGCACAGGGGACGCCCGGTGCTGCCCTAATGACCCCCAGAGCTGTGGCCGAGGGGTCCGGGTGACGTGCGGGTGTGCAGGCCATCAGATGCTGGA
- the DISP1 gene encoding protein dispatched homolog 1 isoform X4, protein MIDGQMITMKERKEKLTGTSTKTAFSAMFRIRSHPQFGDLCQRTTAASCCPSWTLGNYIAILNNRSSCQKIVERDVSHTLKLVRACAKHYHNGTLEPDCWDAGARRKGQLKCTGVPRKCTKYNAVYQILHYLVDKDFLTAQAASPAVPALKYSMLFSPTEKGESMMDIYLDNFEHWNGSDGVTTVAGIEFGIKHSLFQDYLLTDTTYPAIAVLLVLLVMCAYTRSLFITLMTMFAVISSLIVSYFLYRVVFNFEFFPFMNLTALVILVGIGADDAFVLCDVWSYTKFDRPHAATTETVGITLQHAALSMFVTSFTTAAAFYANYVSNITAIRCFGVYAGTAILVNYVLMVTWLPAVVVLHERYLLNMFGCFKKPPQQVFEGKSCWTVARRTCHRVLLAISEASRIFFEKVLPCIVIKFRYLWLLWFLALTVGGAYVVCVNPKMKLPSLELSEFQLFRPSHPFERYDAEYKKLFMFERVHRGEELHMPITVVWGVSPEDNGDPLNPKSKGKLVLDGSFNIASPASQVWILHFCQKLRNQTFFYQTEEQDFTSCFIETFKQWMENQDCDEPALYLCCRRWSFPYKQEIFELCIKRAIMELERSTGYHLDSKTPGPRFDVNDTIRAVVLEFQSTYLFTLAYEKMHQFYKEVDAWISRELSSAPEGLSNGWFVSNLEFYDLQDSLSDGTLIAMGLSVAVAFSVMLLTTWNVIISLYAIISIAGTIFVTVGSLVLLGWELNVLESVIISVAVGLSVDFAVHYGVAYRLAPDADREGKVIFSLSRMGSAIAMAALTTFVAGAMMMPSTVLAYTQLGTFMMLIMCISWAFATFFFQCMCRCLGPQGTCGQIPLPRKLQCSAFSHALSATPADKGQSKARAMSDYQFDPRAQKSDMEQEFYELEPLASHSCSTSDKAAYEETHICSEYFSSQAKSLGLPVQAAYSPSSKQETSPVSFPPALEQHTLCHFFSLNQRCRCPSAYRHLSPSPHACAQAGDGLCPRCTAASSFVHVQKAPEGFVCAVPHIRHCPCLQGRARQLGVQTPLPTGLFIHPAQHVQVQEKVGKTNVHGVQGTEEPSPQTAEPPSFVHRSPGSLQKPSCDPENSQRGLSRDRDLRNMEGSRGARNKGLGPGSPADEAERKAEPCLSQDSEYLNQNEPKPMFNHCTGDARCCPNDPQSCGRGVRVTCGCAGHQMLECEASVPPALTHSELSSESLLIKTL, encoded by the coding sequence ATTAGATCCCACCCGCAGTTCGGTGACCTGTGCCAGAGGACCACGGCCGCATCCTGCTGCCCCAGCTGGACACTGGGGAACTACATCGCCATCCTCAACAACAGGTCGTCCTGCCAGAAGATCGTGGAGCGAGACGTGTCTCACACCCTGAAGCTGGTGCGCGCATGTGCCAAGCATTACCACAACGGCACCCTGGAGCCCGACTGCTGGGACGCGGGCGCCAGGAGAAAGGGGCAGCTCAAGTGCACGGGTGTGCCTCGCAAATGCACCAAGTACAACGCAGTCTACCAGATCCTGCACTACCTGGTGGACAAGGACTTCCTAACCGCGCAGGCAGCCAGCCCCGCCGTGCCGGCTCTTAAGTACAGCATGCTCTTTTCTCccacagagaagggggagagcATGATGGACATCTACCTGGACAACTTCGAGCACTGGAATGGCTCGGACGGTGTTACCACTGTGGCAGGCATTGAGTTCGGCATCAAACACAGCCTGTTCCAGGACTACCTGCTGACGGACACCACCTACCCGGCCATTGCGGTCCTGCTGGTCCTCCTGGTCATGTGCGCCTACACCAGGTCCCTGTTCATCACACTGATGACCATGTTTGCCGTCATCAGCTCCCTCATCGTCTCCTATTTCCTCTACCGTGTGGTGTTCAACTTCGAGTTCTTCCCTTTCATGAACCTCACCGCGCTTGTTATTCTGGTTGGAATTGGTGCAGACGATGCATTTGTCCTATGTGACGTGTGGAGCTACACCAAGTTCGACCGGCCGCACGCAGCGACTACGGAAACAGTGGGCATCACTCTGCAGCACGCGGCACTGTCCATGTTTGTCACCAGCTTCACCACAGCCGCCGCCTTCTACGCCAACTATGTAAGCAACATCACTGCCATCCGCTGCTTTGGTGTGTACGCGGGGACTGCCATCCTGGTGAACTATGTGCTGATGGTCACGTGGCTCCCAGCCGTCGTCGTCCTGCACGAGCGCTACCTCCTCAACATGTTCGGCTGCTTCAAGAAGCCACCTCAGCAGGTCTTTGAGGGCAAGAGCTGCTGGACAGTGGCCCGCCGGACATGCCACAGGGTGCTGTTAGCTATTTCAGAAGCCTCACGCATTTTTTTTGAGAAGGTGTTGCCATGCATCGTCATTAAGTTCCGCTACCTTTGGCTGCTGTGGTTCCTGGCCCTGACCGTGGGCGGGGCCTATGTTGTGTGTGTGAACCCCAAGATGAAGCTGCCATCCCTGGAGCTGTCTGAGTTTCAGCTCTTCAGGCCCTCCCATCCCTTTGAGCGCTACGATGCCGAGTACAAGAAGCTCTTCATGTTTGAGCGTGTCCACCGTGGGGAGGAGCTGCACATGCCCATCACTGTGGTCTGGGGCGTGTCCCCAGAAGACAACGGAGACCCTCTGAACCCCAAGAGTAAGGGGAAGCTGGTGCTGGATGGCAGCTTTAACATCGCAAGCCCAGCTTCCCAGGTCTGGATCCTGCACTTCTGTCAGAAGCTGAGAAACCAGACTTTCTTCTACCAGACGGAGGAGCAGGACTTCACCAGCTGCTTCATTGAGACATTCAAGCAGTGGATGGAGAACCAGGACTGTGATGAGCCTGCCCTGTACCTGTGCTGCCGGCGCTGGAGCTTCCCCTACAAACAGGAGATCTTCGAGCTGTGCATCAAGAGGGCCATAATGGAGCTGGAGAGAAGTACCGGCTACCATCTGGACAGCAAGACCCCGGGGCCACGGTTCGATGTCAACGATACCATCCGGGCGGTCGTGCTGGAGTTCCAGAGCACCTACCTCTTCACACTGGCCTATGAGAAGATGCACCAGTTCTACAAGGAGGTGGACGCGTGGATCTCCCGGGAGCTCAGCTCGGCCCCCGAGGGCCTCAGCAATGGCTGGTTCGTCAGCAACCTGGAGTTCTATGACCTCCAGGACAGCCTCTCCGATGGCACTCTCATTGCCATGGGGCTCTCCGTGGCTGTGGCCTTCAGCGTCATGCTGCTCACCACCTGGAATGTCATCATTAGCCTGTATGCCATCATCTCCATTGCCGGGACCATATTCGTCACTGTTGGCTCTCTTGtcctgctgggctgggagctgaACGTCCTGGAGTCTGTCATCATCTCGGTGGCTGTTGGCCTATCCGTTGATTTTGCTGTCCACTACGGGGTCGCTTACCGCCTGGCCCCAGATGCCGACCGGGAGGGGAAGGTGATCTTCTCGCTGAGCCGCATGGGCTCTGCCATTGCTATGGCTGCGCTGACCACCTTTGTGGCGGGGGCCATGATGATGCCATCCACAGTTCTGGCATACACCCAGCTGGGCACCTTTATGATGCTCATCATGTGCATCAGCTGGGCCTTTGCCACCTTCTTTTTCCAGTGCATGTGCCGCTGCCTCGGGCCACAGGGCACCTGTGGGCAGATTCCGCTGCCCAGGAAGCTGCAGTGCAGTGCATTCTCTCATGCCCTGTCCGCGACCCCTGCTGACAAGGGACAGAGTAAAGCACGTGCCATGAGTGATTATCAGTTTGACCCCAGAGCCCAGAAATCTGACATGGAGCAGGAGTTTTATGAGTTAGAGCCCCTGGCATCCCACAGCTGCTCCACGTCTGATAAGGCAGCTTATGAGGAGACCCACATCTGCTCCGAGTATTTCAGCAGCCAGGCCAAGAGTTTGGGGCTGCCTGTGCAAGCCGCTTACAGTCCGAGCTCCAAACAGGAAACCAGCCCCGTCTCCTTCCCGCCCGCTCTCGAGCAGCACACCCTGTGTCACTTCTTCTCTCTGAATCAGCGGTGTCGTTGCCCAAGCGCCTACAGACACTTGAGCCCCAGCCCACATGCTTGCGCACAGGCGGGCGATGGCCTGTGCCCCCGATGCACTGCCGCTAGCAGCTTTGTGCACGTGCAGAAAGCCCCCGAAGGCTTTGTATGCGCTGTCCCACACATCCGCCACTGCCCCTGCCTGCAGGGCAGAGCCCGACAGCTGGGAGTGCAGACCCCCCTGCCCACAGGCCTCTTTATCCACCCGGCGCAGCATGTGCAGGTCCAGGAGAAAGTCGGCAAGACCAATGTCCATGGTGTCCAGGGCACAGAGGAGCCCAGTCCACAGACCGCAGAGCCTCCATCCTTTGTCCACAGAAGCCCCGGGTCTTTACAAAAACCCAGCTGTGATCCCGAGAACAGCCAAAGGGGACTCTCCAGAGACAGAGACCTCAGGAACAtggagggcagcagaggggcCAGGAACAAGGGCTTGGGTCCGGGGAGTCCGGCAGATGAGGCAGAAAGGAAAGCTGAGCCATGCCTGTCACAGGACTCCGAATATTTAAATCAGAATGAACCAAAACCCATGTTTAACCACTGCACAGGGGACGCCCGGTGCTGCCCTAATGACCCCCAGAGCTGTGGCCGAGGGGTCCGGGTGACGTGCGGGTGTGCAGGCCATCAGATGCTGGA